DNA sequence from the Cohnella herbarum genome:
GACGACGCGCCGCCCGCCATACGAGCATAATCGGAACGATCAACACGACCGTCCATATGACCTGCACCAACAACGCGTTCCATACGTCGGCGCCTTGAATTCGCCCGGTGAATACGGATCCCGGCAAATACGTGATCGCTTGGAACGGAAGCCAATTCATAACCGAGATCGCCCAGCCCGGGAAGAACGCGATCGGAACGACGACGCCCGACAGCAGATCCACCAAGATTCGCTTCATCGACATGATGCCTTGATTGTTTTCGAAGAAAAAAGCGCCCAGACCCGTCAAAATATTAAGCTGCGTATTGATGAGAAAGCTGAACCAGATCATGACGAAGAACACGATCCATTGCACAGGGTCGGTAGGCAACGTAATCGGAAAAATAAACGAAACGATAATCATCCCCGGAATCATGAACAGCAACAGCCGGAACAAGCCTTCCCCGAATCCTTGCATCATTTTCACGATCAAATACGAATAGGGCCGGATAATCTGAATCGCCACGCTGCCGTCCACGATCTCGTTCGAGATTTCGCGGTCCAGATTGTTGAAATAGAACGCTCGGGCCATCCAAGATACGGCCACGTAAGTGGACATCTGGATAACCGTAAAGCCTTGAAGCGTCTCGGCCTCGCCGTATATCGCCTTCCATAGGAAGTAATACGCTCCGATATTAATGGCGTAAATGATAATGCCGCTATAATAATTAACCCTGTAAGCGAGCATCATGAGAAAACGGATGCGAACGAAATCCAAATACGCGCTCGTCATGGTTGTCCCGCTCCCGAACCTGAACCTACCTTAGCCGGCTCTTTCTGATCCGTCGCCTCTAAATCGTCAGTCAAAGCGGACAGATCCCTTGGCGCTTCGGCACTTCCCGATTGATAAATCTCGCGCACGATCTCGTCGGTGTTCGTCTCGAAAATCTTAATGTCGCTAATATCTCGCTGACCAACGACGCGCGAAAGCACCTCGGACACGTTCATTTCGCGGGGAATCCATACTTTGGCGGTTACGTCGTTCTCTAGCGACCAGCGAACGGCAAGCTCTCCGGTCATCGCCGCCACCGCTTGGAGCGACACGGCGTCGGTGAATTGGAACTGTACTTCGCGGCCTTTGCCCCAACGGGATTTCAACTCGTCTAATCCGCCGTCATAGATAATTCGGCCGTCGTCGAGCATGATCACGCGCGAGCATAACGCCTCGATATCTTGCAGATCATGCGTAGTCAGCAGGATCGTTGTGCCTTGCTCCCGGTTCAACCGTTTCAGAAATTCCCGAATTTCCGTTTTCACCACGATATCGAGCCCGATCGTCGGTTCATCCAAAAATAGAATCGACGGATTATGCAGCAATGCCGCCACGAGCTCGCAGCGCATCCGTTGCCCGAGACTCAGCTTGCGAACGGGACGGTTAAGCAATTCCTGGA
Encoded proteins:
- a CDS encoding ABC transporter permease, translating into MTSAYLDFVRIRFLMMLAYRVNYYSGIIIYAINIGAYYFLWKAIYGEAETLQGFTVIQMSTYVAVSWMARAFYFNNLDREISNEIVDGSVAIQIIRPYSYLIVKMMQGFGEGLFRLLLFMIPGMIIVSFIFPITLPTDPVQWIVFFVMIWFSFLINTQLNILTGLGAFFFENNQGIMSMKRILVDLLSGVVVPIAFFPGWAISVMNWLPFQAITYLPGSVFTGRIQGADVWNALLVQVIWTVVLIVPIMLVWRAARRRLFVQGG
- a CDS encoding ABC transporter ATP-binding protein; the protein is MLAIDVHQLRKQFKVQKNREGLKGALKDLFKREHTEVAAVKDISFQIPQGEICGYIGENGAGKSTTIKMLTGILVPTSGKLVVNGYIPYKDREKFVHGIGVVFGQRSQLWWDIGVIESFRLLRKVYRVSETDFRRRLDELVETMQLQELLNRPVRKLSLGQRMRCELVAALLHNPSILFLDEPTIGLDIVVKTEIREFLKRLNREQGTTILLTTHDLQDIEALCSRVIMLDDGRIIYDGGLDELKSRWGKGREVQFQFTDAVSLQAVAAMTGELAVRWSLENDVTAKVWIPREMNVSEVLSRVVGQRDISDIKIFETNTDEIVREIYQSGSAEAPRDLSALTDDLEATDQKEPAKVGSGSGAGQP